The following is a genomic window from Mustela erminea isolate mMusErm1 chromosome 2, mMusErm1.Pri, whole genome shotgun sequence.
GCTTCGAAGGCCAGAATGCCAGGGTACTCGGTTTGAAGCACAGTACGTGCGTATTAAGACAGACTCTTActatcttataattttaaaatgtcttttctctgCACAAGAGGTCTATGGTCTAGTTCCAATTTATAAATATCGAACCCATTTTAAGTCCTGATATAAAATCATAAGCATTTAAGTTTTAAGACACTGAAGTTAATTTCCCAATAATTTCACCCTATCTTCCACTGCTTGATCCGGCTGCTCCTGCATTCGAGGCCAGTTAACAACTTCTATCAAGCACCAGCACACACAACCACCTACCTCTTCCAGCTGTCCCGAAGAAACCGGATTATCTTCATAAGCAGGAAACTGACAACCTGCTTTGCAACtgcaaaaattattaatttcttcctcACATTGTGCCATTATTTTACAATTAGCTTCTGAACTTTCTAAAGCAATTTCCAGAGATTCATTCATGCTACATTCCAAACATTGATCCTGCTTCCCCACTGGCAGAATCCCAACTGATTCCTCCTGAGAATCCAGTGATGTCTGAGCACTCTTTTCCATGCCAGATTTTTTTAACCTGGGGAGGAATTTTCCAGACTCCAGCTCTGATTTTCCATAGTAATGGCCTTCTTTCTCAGCATCTTCTTCCAGTGGTTGGAGATCTGCCTGTGGGTCTTCAAATGTATCAACCTGAGAAGGAATGGGAATATTTGCTTCATCTTTCTCAGATTCAAATTCTGACTCACTTCCTCCTCCCGGGGACAGCTCGGATGCAGAAATAGGGCGGAAGTGAGTCCGAGGAGAGATCCGAATTGCCCGGTACTGTGTTCTGTCGACGCCACAGATTCTGGGGTGAAAAACTTCGCTGTCTGAATCAGAGCAGAGGATTGACTTCGGTTTGAAACTAGGGCTGAAAGAGGCAATCCCCTCGGGTTCAAATGAACACTCCACATGAAGAACTTGCGAGAATGGATTGCTTAAGTCAAAGGACGAGAAGGAATATTCCAGCCCAGGATCCTCAACCTGAAAGTTACCACAAGCTCCTAGTAAGTCTTCatggaagataaaagaaaatcccTTATTTAATCCATTTTCCCCACTCCTCGGCTGATCACTCTGTTCAAATGACACGAAGGGCTTCCACAGCTGCCTGTGACCGGGAGCGAAGCTGTTTCCTGGGGTCATGAAGACGTCCGTACCAGCTATGGTCACGACGTCGGAAGCCGCACACTGTAACAGGCTTCCCTTGGTGTGACTGGGCGGCACGACCGCCCACTCCCCGTCGCTGCTGAAGGTCTTGAGCTCTCCGTAAACTCCACCGAGAATGAACGTGTTCTCTTTGTCTGGGGCCACATCCCAGGGTTTAGAGGGTGTAGTGTAGTCGCCCCCGTCCACCTTCGAGAGCGCCCCGGAAACGAACGCTCTCTTCTCCAgactctccttctgtccctcccacaGACGATACTCGGACCTCTGCACGGCCTTGTGGGGCTCCCGCAGGCTCTCGGCCTCAGCCTCGGCATCCAGGCAGCAGCAGTAGTTACCGACGTCTGCTGGGAACAACTCCTCGTCAACTCTATCTATGTCCACCGGCGCGGCAGATCCCCCGTCTGCCATCTTTGTCCAAATGTCTTTAATAACCCCTGAGCTGTAGCCGCCGCCACGTGGACCACTCTCGCCACCCCCTCGGGCAGTTTCCACGGTTTTGTGTTCTGTCTTTTGTTCGAGCTGAATACCACAGACAGATTCTAGTTtcgatttttttttgaaaactaaggTAGGAATTTCTCCTAACGTTCTACTGTTTTGCTGGCAAGTTTCATCTTGCAAAAAATCTAGAAGTTCTTCATCTACATAATTTGACGAGACTCTAGGAACTACATAATTAATATCTTCTGCATTAAACTGAGTGGACTCTTCAAACTGAATATTTAATGTCTCGTTGTCTGAACGTGTTTCTTCTGAATGGGACCATGGGCTACAAGTTCTTGTTGAAAGATTAGAACagtgttcattttcttcaaaggCACTATTTTTGGTCCATATTAGCAATCTAGACTGGGTTTTCCCAAGCATATTAGCACTAGAATCCGTATTTTCATTTCCCAAGTTGAGAGTTTCAAACGAAAATGGTAAAACAGAATTACTGCATTGCACTTCAAACACTGAAAAACACGAGTTTATGCCAGATCCTTCATTAATATCTGAAAAGAGCTCCTGATTGCCAGCAAGCAAATGTGGACTGAGTGCTGTGCTGTCCAAGATCGGAGAGAGTCTAACTGGAGAGTCTCCGCCGAAACTCTCTCCGTCGGCATCGCCCGAGCTGGATGAACAGCA
Proteins encoded in this region:
- the KIAA0232 gene encoding uncharacterized protein KIAA0232 homolog isoform X5, with translation MRPVCTVAVDGLPSESSSSSYPGPVSVSEMSLLHALGPVQTWLGQELEKCGIDAMIYTRYVLSLLLHDSYDYDLQEQENDIFLGWERGAYKKWGKSKKKCSDLTLEEMKKQAAVQCLRSASDEVLSGVMEPGRTPGTQDQSSGIETLVEELCSRLKDLQSKQEEKIHKKLEGSPSPEAELSPTAKDQVEMYYEAFPPLSEKPVCLQEIMTVWNKSKVCSYSSPSSSSTAPAASTDTSSPKDCNSEGEVSKERSNEAPSTVHTKIQSRSKSEKENKFSNGTMEEKPALYKKQIRHKPEGKIRPRSWSSGSSEAGSSSSGHQGELKASVKCVKVRHKTREIRNKKGRNGPSRLSLKTGDKAERGVHAVGSGGGGAPIKPLCRRGKRPLKDPGRRDAGSAEGRDLSLESRNDREYKEEPLWYTEPIAEYFVPLSRKSKLETTYRNRQDTSDLTSEAVEELSESVHGLCISNNNIHKTYLAAGTFIDGHFVEMPAVINEDIDLTGTSFCSLPEDNKYLDDIHLSELTHFYEVDIDQSMLDPGASETMQGESRILNMIRQKSKEKTDFEAECCIVLDGMELQGERAIWTDSTSTVGAEGFFLQDLGNLAQFWECCSSSSGDADGESFGGDSPVRLSPILDSTALSPHLLAGNQELFSDINEGSGINSCFSVFEVQCSNSVLPFSFETLNLGNENTDSSANMLGKTQSRLLIWTKNSAFEENEHCSNLSTRTCSPWSHSEETRSDNETLNIQFEESTQFNAEDINYVVPRVSSNYVDEELLDFLQDETCQQNSRTLGEIPTLVFKKKSKLESVCGIQLEQKTEHKTVETARGGGESGPRGGGYSSGVIKDIWTKMADGGSAAPVDIDRVDEELFPADVGNYCCCLDAEAEAESLREPHKAVQRSEYRLWEGQKESLEKRAFVSGALSKVDGGDYTTPSKPWDVAPDKENTFILGGVYGELKTFSSDGEWAVVPPSHTKGSLLQCAASDVVTIAGTDVFMTPGNSFAPGHRQLWKPFVSFEQSDQPRSGENGLNKGFSFIFHEDLLGACGNFQVEDPGLEYSFSSFDLSNPFSQVLHVECSFEPEGIASFSPSFKPKSILCSDSDSEVFHPRICGVDRTQYRAIRISPRTHFRPISASELSPGGGSESEFESEKDEANIPIPSQVDTFEDPQADLQPLEEDAEKEGHYYGKSELESGKFLPRLKKSGMEKSAQTSLDSQEESVGILPVGKQDQCLECSMNESLEIALESSEANCKIMAQCEEEINNFCSCKAGCQFPAYEDNPVSSGQLEEYPGILAFEADGSQSGCSP
- the KIAA0232 gene encoding uncharacterized protein KIAA0232 homolog isoform X6 encodes the protein MSSGIETLVEELCSRLKDLQSKQEEKIHKKLEGSPSPEAELSPTAKDQVEMYYEAFPPLSEKPVCLQEIMTVWNKSKVCSYSSPSSSSTAPAASTDTSSPKDCNSEGEVSKERSNEAPSTVHTKIQSRSKSEKENKFSNGTMEEKPALYKKQIRHKPEGKIRPRSWSSGSSEAGSSSSGHQGELKASVKCVKVRHKTREIRNKKGRNGPSRLSLKTGDKAERGVHAVGSGGGGAPIKPLCRRGKRPLKDPGRRDAGSAEGRDLSLESRNDREYKEEPLWYTEPIAEYFVPLSRKSKLETTYRNRQDTSDLTSEAVEELSESVHGLCISNNNIHKTYLAAGTFIDGHFVEMPAVINEDIDLTGTSFCSLPEDNKYLDDIHLSELTHFYEVDIDQSMLDPGASETMQGESRILNMIRQKSKEKTDFEAECCIVLDGMELQGERAIWTDSTSTVGAEGFFLQDLGNLAQFWECCSSSSGDADGESFGGDSPVRLSPILDSTALSPHLLAGNQELFSDINEGSGINSCFSVFEVQCSNSVLPFSFETLNLGNENTDSSANMLGKTQSRLLIWTKNSAFEENEHCSNLSTRTCSPWSHSEETRSDNETLNIQFEESTQFNAEDINYVVPRVSSNYVDEELLDFLQDETCQQNSRTLGEIPTLVFKKKSKLESVCGIQLEQKTEHKTVETARGGGESGPRGGGYSSGVIKDIWTKMADGGSAAPVDIDRVDEELFPADVGNYCCCLDAEAEAESLREPHKAVQRSEYRLWEGQKESLEKRAFVSGALSKVDGGDYTTPSKPWDVAPDKENTFILGGVYGELKTFSSDGEWAVVPPSHTKGSLLQCAASDVVTIAGTDVFMTPGNSFAPGHRQLWKPFVSFEQSDQPRSGENGLNKGFSFIFHEDLLGACGNFQVEDPGLEYSFSSFDLSNPFSQVLHVECSFEPEGIASFSPSFKPKSILCSDSDSEVFHPRICGVDRTQYRAIRISPRTHFRPISASELSPGGGSESEFESEKDEANIPIPSQVDTFEDPQADLQPLEEDAEKEGHYYGKSELESGKFLPRLKKSGMEKSAQTSLDSQEESVGILPVGKQDQCLECSMNESLEIALESSEANCKIMAQCEEEINNFCSCKAGCQFPAYEDNPVSSGQLEEFPVLNTDVQGVNRSQEKQTWWEKALYSPLFPASECEDCYTNAKGENGREECPDGKDIPSNEERLLDFNRVSSVYEARCAGERGAGAKPSGFRRKIYSSASSGSDGSGSEGGGEWVDPGEEELFSRTHL
- the KIAA0232 gene encoding uncharacterized protein KIAA0232 homolog isoform X7 gives rise to the protein MTVWNKSKVCSYSSPSSSSTAPAASTDTSSPKDCNSEGEVSKERSNEAPSTVHTKIQSRSKSEKENKFSNGTMEEKPALYKKQIRHKPEGKIRPRSWSSGSSEAGSSSSGHQGELKASVKCVKVRHKTREIRNKKGRNGPSRLSLKTGDKAERGVHAVGSGGGGAPIKPLCRRGKRPLKDPGRRDAGSAEGRDLSLESRNDREYKEEPLWYTEPIAEYFVPLSRKSKLETTYRNRQDTSDLTSEAVEELSESVHGLCISNNNIHKTYLAAGTFIDGHFVEMPAVINEDIDLTGTSFCSLPEDNKYLDDIHLSELTHFYEVDIDQSMLDPGASETMQGESRILNMIRQKSKEKTDFEAECCIVLDGMELQGERAIWTDSTSTVGAEGFFLQDLGNLAQFWECCSSSSGDADGESFGGDSPVRLSPILDSTALSPHLLAGNQELFSDINEGSGINSCFSVFEVQCSNSVLPFSFETLNLGNENTDSSANMLGKTQSRLLIWTKNSAFEENEHCSNLSTRTCSPWSHSEETRSDNETLNIQFEESTQFNAEDINYVVPRVSSNYVDEELLDFLQDETCQQNSRTLGEIPTLVFKKKSKLESVCGIQLEQKTEHKTVETARGGGESGPRGGGYSSGVIKDIWTKMADGGSAAPVDIDRVDEELFPADVGNYCCCLDAEAEAESLREPHKAVQRSEYRLWEGQKESLEKRAFVSGALSKVDGGDYTTPSKPWDVAPDKENTFILGGVYGELKTFSSDGEWAVVPPSHTKGSLLQCAASDVVTIAGTDVFMTPGNSFAPGHRQLWKPFVSFEQSDQPRSGENGLNKGFSFIFHEDLLGACGNFQVEDPGLEYSFSSFDLSNPFSQVLHVECSFEPEGIASFSPSFKPKSILCSDSDSEVFHPRICGVDRTQYRAIRISPRTHFRPISASELSPGGGSESEFESEKDEANIPIPSQVDTFEDPQADLQPLEEDAEKEGHYYGKSELESGKFLPRLKKSGMEKSAQTSLDSQEESVGILPVGKQDQCLECSMNESLEIALESSEANCKIMAQCEEEINNFCSCKAGCQFPAYEDNPVSSGQLEEFPVLNTDVQGVNRSQEKQTWWEKALYSPLFPASECEDCYTNAKGENGREECPDGKDIPSNEERLLDFNRVSSVYEARCAGERGAGAKPSGFRRKIYSSASSGSDGSGSEGGGEWVDPGEEELFSRTHL
- the KIAA0232 gene encoding uncharacterized protein KIAA0232 homolog isoform X4, coding for MKKQAAVQCLRSASDEVLSGVMEPGRTPGTQDQSSGIETLVEELCSRLKDLQSKQEEKIHKKLEGSPSPEAELSPTAKDQVEMYYEAFPPLSEKPVCLQEIMTVWNKSKVCSYSSPSSSSTAPAASTDTSSPKDCNSEGEVSKERSNEAPSTVHTKIQSRSKSEKENKFSNGTMEEKPALYKKQIRHKPEGKIRPRSWSSGSSEAGSSSSGHQGELKASVKCVKVRHKTREIRNKKGRNGPSRLSLKTGDKAERGVHAVGSGGGGAPIKPLCRRGKRPLKDPGRRDAGSAEGRDLSLESRNDREYKEEPLWYTEPIAEYFVPLSRKSKLETTYRNRQDTSDLTSEAVEELSESVHGLCISNNNIHKTYLAAGTFIDGHFVEMPAVINEDIDLTGTSFCSLPEDNKYLDDIHLSELTHFYEVDIDQSMLDPGASETMQGESRILNMIRQKSKEKTDFEAECCIVLDGMELQGERAIWTDSTSTVGAEGFFLQDLGNLAQFWECCSSSSGDADGESFGGDSPVRLSPILDSTALSPHLLAGNQELFSDINEGSGINSCFSVFEVQCSNSVLPFSFETLNLGNENTDSSANMLGKTQSRLLIWTKNSAFEENEHCSNLSTRTCSPWSHSEETRSDNETLNIQFEESTQFNAEDINYVVPRVSSNYVDEELLDFLQDETCQQNSRTLGEIPTLVFKKKSKLESVCGIQLEQKTEHKTVETARGGGESGPRGGGYSSGVIKDIWTKMADGGSAAPVDIDRVDEELFPADVGNYCCCLDAEAEAESLREPHKAVQRSEYRLWEGQKESLEKRAFVSGALSKVDGGDYTTPSKPWDVAPDKENTFILGGVYGELKTFSSDGEWAVVPPSHTKGSLLQCAASDVVTIAGTDVFMTPGNSFAPGHRQLWKPFVSFEQSDQPRSGENGLNKGFSFIFHEDLLGACGNFQVEDPGLEYSFSSFDLSNPFSQVLHVECSFEPEGIASFSPSFKPKSILCSDSDSEVFHPRICGVDRTQYRAIRISPRTHFRPISASELSPGGGSESEFESEKDEANIPIPSQVDTFEDPQADLQPLEEDAEKEGHYYGKSELESGKFLPRLKKSGMEKSAQTSLDSQEESVGILPVGKQDQCLECSMNESLEIALESSEANCKIMAQCEEEINNFCSCKAGCQFPAYEDNPVSSGQLEEFPVLNTDVQGVNRSQEKQTWWEKALYSPLFPASECEDCYTNAKGENGREECPDGKDIPSNEERLLDFNRVSSVYEARCAGERGAGAKPSGFRRKIYSSASSGSDGSGSEGGGEWVDPGEEELFSRTHL
- the KIAA0232 gene encoding uncharacterized protein KIAA0232 homolog isoform X3 — its product is MRPVCTVAVDGLPSESSSSSYPGPVSVSEMSLLHALGPVQTWLGQELEKCGIDAMIYTRYVLSLLLHDSYDYDLQEQENDIFLGWERGAYKKWGKSKKKCSDLTLEEMKKQAAVQCLRSASDEVLSGVMEPGRTPGTQDQSSGIETLVEELCSRLKDLQSKQEEKIHKKLEGSPSPEAELSPTAKDQVEMYYEAFPPLSEKPVCLQEIMTVWNKSKVCSYSSPSSSSTAPAASTDTSSPKDCNSEGEVSKERSNEAPSTVHTKIQSRSKSEKENKFSNGTMEEKPALYKKQIRHKPEGKIRPRSWSSGSSEAGSSSSGHQGELKASVKCVKVRHKTREIRNKKGRNGPSRLSLKTGDKAERGVHAVGSGGGGAPIKPLCRRGKRPLKDPGRRDAGSAEGRDLSLESRNDREYKEEPLWYTEPIAEYFVPLSRKSKLETTYRNRQDTSDLTSEAVEELSESVHGLCISNNNIHKTYLAAGTFIDGHFVEMPAVINEDIDLTGTSFCSLPEDNKYLDDIHLSELTHFYEVDIDQSMLDPGASETMQGESRILNMIRQKSKEKTDFEAECCIVLDGMELQGERAIWTDSTSTVGAEGFFLQDLGNLAQFWECCSSSSGDADGESFGGDSPVRLSPILDSTALSPHLLAGNQELFSDINEGSGINSCFSVFEVQCSNSVLPFSFETLNLGNENTDSSANMLGKTQSRLLIWTKNSAFEENEHCSNLSTRTCSPWSHSEETRSDNETLNIQFEESTQFNAEDINYVVPRVSSNYVDEELLDFLQDETCQQNSRTLGEIPTLVFKKKSKLESVCGIQLEQKTEHKTVETARGGGESGPRGGGYSSGVIKDIWTKMADGGSAAPVDIDRVDEELFPADVGNYCCCLDAEAEAESLREPHKAVQRSEYRLWEGQKESLEKRAFVSGALSKVDGGDYTTPSKPWDVAPDKENTFILGGVYGELKTFSSDGEWAVVPPSHTKGSLLQCAASDVVTIAGTDVFMTPGNSFAPGHRQLWKPFVSFEQSDQPRSGENGLNKGFSFIFHEDLLGACGNFQVEDPGLEYSFSSFDLSNPFSQVLHVECSFEPEGIASFSPSFKPKSILCSDSDSEVFHPRICGVDRTQYRAIRISPRTHFRPISASELSPGGGSESEFESEKDEANIPIPSQVDTFEDPQADLQPLEEDAEKEGHYYGKSELESGKFLPRLKKSGMEKSAQTSLDSQEESVGILPVGKQDQCLECSMNESLEIALESSEANCKIMAQCEEEINNFCSCKAGCQFPAYEDNPVSSGQLEEFPVLNTDVQGVNRSQEKQTWWEKALYSPLFPASECEGVFCL